A portion of the Cyanobium sp. PCC 7001 genome contains these proteins:
- the tuf gene encoding elongation factor Tu, whose product MAREKFQRNKPHVNIGTIGHVDHGKTTLTAAITNVLAKKGFAKAQAYDQIDGAPEERERGITINTAHVEYETDNRHYAHVDCPGHADYVKNMITGAAQMDGAILVVAATDGPMAQTKEHILLAKQVGVPALVVALNKCDMVDDEEILELVELEVRELLSSYDFPGDDIPVVKVSGLKALEGDAEWEAKIAELMDAVDASIPEPEREVDKPFLMAVEDVFSITGRGTVATGRIERGKVKVGEEIEIVGIKDTRKSTVTGVEMFRKLLDEGMAGDNVGLLLRGIQKEDIERGMVLVKPGSITPHTKFEGEVYVLKKEEGGRHTPFFAGYRPQFYIRTTDVTGQITAFTADDGSNVEMVMPGDRIKMTGELICPVAIEQGMRFAIREGGRTIGAGVVSKIIA is encoded by the coding sequence ATGGCTCGCGAGAAGTTCCAAAGGAACAAACCCCACGTCAACATCGGCACGATCGGCCACGTTGACCACGGCAAGACCACCCTCACCGCTGCCATCACCAACGTGCTGGCCAAGAAGGGTTTCGCCAAGGCCCAGGCCTACGACCAGATCGACGGTGCTCCCGAGGAGCGTGAGCGCGGCATCACCATCAACACCGCCCACGTCGAGTACGAGACCGACAACCGCCACTACGCCCACGTGGACTGCCCGGGCCACGCGGACTACGTGAAGAACATGATCACCGGTGCCGCCCAGATGGACGGTGCCATCCTGGTGGTGGCCGCCACGGACGGTCCGATGGCCCAGACCAAGGAGCACATCCTGCTGGCCAAGCAGGTGGGTGTGCCTGCGCTGGTCGTCGCCCTCAACAAGTGCGACATGGTGGATGACGAGGAAATCCTCGAGCTGGTGGAACTGGAAGTGCGCGAGCTGCTGAGCAGCTACGACTTCCCGGGTGACGACATCCCCGTGGTCAAGGTGTCGGGTCTGAAGGCCCTCGAGGGCGATGCCGAGTGGGAGGCCAAGATCGCCGAGCTGATGGATGCCGTCGACGCCTCCATCCCCGAGCCCGAGCGGGAAGTGGACAAGCCCTTCCTGATGGCCGTGGAGGACGTGTTCTCGATCACCGGCCGCGGCACCGTGGCCACCGGTCGGATCGAGCGTGGCAAGGTGAAAGTGGGCGAGGAGATCGAGATCGTCGGCATCAAGGACACCCGCAAGAGCACCGTCACCGGTGTGGAGATGTTCCGCAAGCTGCTCGACGAGGGCATGGCCGGCGACAACGTGGGTCTGCTGCTCCGTGGCATCCAGAAGGAGGACATCGAGCGCGGCATGGTGCTGGTGAAGCCCGGTTCGATCACCCCCCACACCAAGTTCGAGGGTGAGGTCTACGTGCTCAAGAAGGAAGAGGGCGGCCGCCACACCCCCTTCTTCGCCGGCTACCGGCCCCAGTTCTACATCCGCACCACGGATGTGACCGGCCAGATCACCGCCTTCACCGCCGACGACGGCTCCAACGTGGAGATGGTGATGCCCGGGGACCGCATCAAGATGACCGGCGAGCTGATCTGCCCCGTGGCCATCGAGCAGGGGATGCGTTTCGCCATCCGTGAGGGCGGCCGCACCATCGGTGCCGGCGTGGTGTCCAAGATCATCGCCTGA
- the rpsJ gene encoding 30S ribosomal protein S10 yields the protein MSTAIAQQKIRIRLKAFDRRMLDLSCEKIIETADHTAATAIGPIPLPTKRKIYCVLRSPHVDKDSREHFETRTHRRIIDIYSPSAKTIDALMKLDLPSGVDIEVKL from the coding sequence ATGTCCACCGCCATCGCCCAGCAGAAGATCCGTATTCGCCTGAAGGCGTTCGATCGCCGCATGCTGGATCTCTCCTGCGAGAAAATCATCGAGACGGCTGACCACACCGCCGCCACGGCCATCGGCCCGATTCCGCTGCCCACCAAGCGCAAGATCTACTGCGTGCTGCGCTCGCCCCACGTGGACAAGGATTCCCGGGAGCACTTCGAAACCCGCACCCACCGCCGCATCATCGACATCTACAGCCCCTCGGCCAAGACGATCGATGCCCTGATGAAACTGGATCTCCCCAGCGGCGTCGACATCGAAGTCAAGCTCTGA
- a CDS encoding LON peptidase substrate-binding domain-containing protein: MGELAVRELPLFPLPDVVLFPQEVLPLHIFEPRYRMLLQTVMAEDRRFGVVRWDPKQKAMASIGCCAEIIHCQTQDDDRSNIVTMGQQRFRVLDIVREAPYRVGLVSWIEDAVPDSPEELQSLATSVNQALRDVVELTAKLVGKPAALPSDLPDLPRELSFWIGSHLGGPVADHQQALLELTDTGERLRQEFELLDQTRRQLAARTVLKDTFQPQ, encoded by the coding sequence ATGGGTGAACTGGCCGTAAGGGAGCTGCCTCTCTTTCCCCTGCCCGATGTGGTGCTCTTCCCCCAGGAAGTGCTCCCGCTCCACATCTTCGAACCGCGCTACCGCATGCTGCTGCAGACGGTAATGGCGGAAGACCGACGCTTCGGCGTGGTGCGCTGGGATCCGAAGCAGAAGGCGATGGCCAGCATCGGCTGCTGCGCCGAGATCATCCACTGCCAGACCCAGGACGACGATCGCAGCAACATCGTCACCATGGGCCAGCAGCGCTTCCGAGTGCTGGACATCGTGCGGGAGGCCCCGTACCGCGTCGGGCTTGTCAGCTGGATCGAGGACGCCGTTCCCGACTCCCCCGAAGAGCTGCAGAGCCTGGCCACATCCGTGAACCAGGCCCTGCGGGATGTCGTTGAGCTCACCGCGAAACTGGTGGGGAAACCCGCCGCACTGCCGAGCGATCTGCCCGATCTGCCACGGGAACTCTCGTTCTGGATCGGATCCCACCTGGGAGGTCCGGTTGCCGATCACCAGCAGGCCCTGCTGGAGCTCACCGACACCGGTGAGCGGCTGCGGCAGGAATTCGAACTGCTCGACCAGACCCGCCGTCAGCTGGCGGCCCGCACGGTCCTGAAGGACACCTTCCAACCCCAGTAA
- a CDS encoding methyltransferase domain-containing protein, which translates to MPSLSWPLAAALAVAGGSAAAAVLWLRRNRRYQDSASVAAAYDRWTQDALLERLWGEHIHLGHYGDPPVGAGRRDFRRAKEDFVHELVRWSGLDRLAPGSRVLDVGCGIGGSARILARDYGLDVLGISISPLQIARARELTPTDLAGRCRFAVMDALALELEEGSFDAVWSVEASPHMPDKQRYADELLRCLRPGGLLAVADWNRRDPSDGALSARERWVMRQLLEQWAHPEFASIRSLQANLNGSPWAGGVAVETADWTAATLPSWLDSILEGVHRPGAVLGLGPGAVLQGLREAPTILLMHWAFATGLMQFGVFRGRKPA; encoded by the coding sequence ATGCCCTCCCTCAGCTGGCCCCTGGCCGCAGCCCTGGCTGTGGCCGGGGGATCAGCGGCAGCGGCAGTCCTGTGGTTGCGGCGCAACCGCCGCTACCAGGACAGCGCCAGCGTGGCCGCCGCCTACGACCGCTGGACCCAGGACGCCCTGCTGGAGAGGCTGTGGGGTGAGCACATCCATCTCGGCCACTACGGCGATCCACCCGTGGGAGCAGGCCGGCGCGACTTCCGCCGGGCCAAGGAGGACTTTGTGCACGAGCTGGTGCGCTGGAGCGGTCTCGACCGTCTGGCACCCGGCAGCAGGGTGCTCGACGTGGGCTGCGGCATCGGTGGCAGCGCCCGGATCCTGGCCCGGGACTACGGCCTCGATGTGCTCGGCATCAGCATCAGCCCGCTGCAGATCGCCCGGGCCCGGGAGCTCACGCCAACGGATCTGGCCGGCCGCTGCCGGTTCGCGGTGATGGATGCCCTGGCTCTCGAGCTGGAGGAGGGCAGCTTCGATGCCGTCTGGAGCGTGGAGGCCTCACCCCACATGCCGGACAAGCAGCGCTACGCCGACGAGCTGTTGCGCTGCCTGCGGCCAGGGGGGCTCCTGGCCGTGGCGGACTGGAACCGCCGCGATCCCAGCGACGGCGCCCTGTCCGCCCGGGAGCGCTGGGTGATGCGTCAGCTCCTCGAACAGTGGGCCCACCCGGAATTCGCCAGCATCCGCTCCCTGCAGGCCAACCTCAACGGCAGCCCCTGGGCCGGTGGGGTGGCCGTCGAGACGGCCGACTGGACGGCAGCCACCCTGCCCTCCTGGCTGGATTCGATCCTGGAAGGGGTGCACAGACCCGGGGCGGTCCTGGGTCTGGGCCCCGGGGCCGTGCTGCAGGGGCTGCGGGAGGCTCCCACCATCCTGCTGATGCACTGGGCCTTCGCCACCGGCCTGATGCAGTTCGGGGTGTTCCGGGGCCGCAAGCCGGCCTGA
- the pheA gene encoding prephenate dehydratase, with the protein MRVAFLGPAGTYGEQAAQQLIALEGLADAELVPQLGIRAVVQALAQGDCDAAVVPVENSVEGGVTTCLDALWEHPDLAVARALVLPVRHALVGSGTIAGISEVLSHPQALAQCSQWLADNLPKALQLPTSSTADAARMVAGSRFRAAIASRQAAEEHGLTVLAYPVNDVPGNCTRFLLLRRGIRAHTGTLASLAFSLHSNQPGALLEALGCFARRGLNMSRIESRPSKREMGEYIFFVDLELPEAPQVLEAALEDLGPLCEHLALFGAYPINHQGAG; encoded by the coding sequence ATGCGCGTTGCCTTTCTTGGTCCTGCCGGTACCTACGGGGAGCAGGCTGCGCAGCAGCTGATCGCGCTGGAGGGACTGGCCGATGCCGAGCTGGTGCCGCAGCTGGGGATCCGGGCCGTGGTGCAGGCCCTGGCCCAGGGTGACTGCGACGCGGCCGTGGTGCCGGTGGAGAATTCCGTGGAGGGAGGGGTCACCACGTGCCTCGATGCCCTCTGGGAGCACCCGGACCTCGCGGTGGCCCGGGCCCTGGTGCTGCCGGTGCGCCATGCCTTGGTGGGTTCCGGCACCATCGCGGGCATCAGCGAGGTGCTCTCCCATCCCCAGGCCCTCGCCCAGTGCAGCCAGTGGCTGGCGGACAACCTGCCGAAGGCTCTGCAGCTGCCCACCAGCTCCACGGCGGATGCGGCCCGCATGGTGGCGGGCAGCCGTTTCCGCGCCGCCATCGCCTCACGCCAGGCCGCCGAGGAGCACGGGCTCACGGTGCTGGCCTATCCCGTGAACGATGTGCCGGGCAACTGCACCCGCTTCCTGCTGCTCCGCCGCGGCATCCGCGCCCATACCGGCACCCTGGCCAGCCTGGCCTTCTCGCTCCATTCGAACCAGCCGGGGGCCCTGCTGGAGGCCCTGGGGTGTTTTGCCCGGCGTGGTCTGAACATGAGCCGGATCGAGTCGCGCCCATCCAAGCGGGAAATGGGCGAGTACATCTTCTTCGTGGATCTGGAGCTGCCGGAAGCCCCCCAGGTGCTGGAGGCAGCTCTGGAGGATCTGGGCCCGCTGTGCGAACACCTGGCGTTGTTCGGCGCCTATCCGATCAACCACCAGGGCGCCGGCTGA
- a CDS encoding DUF1997 domain-containing protein — protein MPLAFRASQQLQLGVRHQQDSLSRYLAEEDRVVKALLDPSQLERLGPGRYRYAVSHLEVFQLKIHPVVELSTHLEPGRIDLIANHCQLEGLGLVDDFQLELKSWLVASEEGLEGEANLAVSVSQPPLLRLIPPRVLEATGRSVLAGILRSIKSRVGQQLVVDFERWCQEP, from the coding sequence ATGCCCCTGGCCTTCCGTGCCAGTCAGCAACTGCAACTTGGCGTTCGCCACCAGCAGGACAGCCTGTCCCGCTATCTGGCCGAAGAAGACCGGGTGGTGAAGGCTCTGCTGGATCCCAGCCAGCTCGAGCGTCTGGGCCCGGGCCGCTACCGCTATGCCGTGAGCCACCTGGAGGTGTTCCAGCTGAAGATCCATCCGGTGGTGGAACTGAGCACCCATCTGGAACCCGGCAGAATCGACCTGATCGCCAACCACTGCCAGCTCGAGGGGCTTGGCCTGGTGGATGATTTCCAGCTGGAACTGAAGTCCTGGCTGGTGGCCAGCGAAGAGGGCCTGGAAGGGGAAGCCAACCTCGCCGTGAGCGTGAGCCAGCCCCCGCTGCTGCGGCTGATCCCTCCCCGGGTGCTGGAGGCCACGGGCCGCTCGGTGCTGGCGGGGATTCTGCGCAGCATCAAGAGCCGGGTGGGTCAGCAGCTGGTGGTCGACTTCGAGCGCTGGTGCCAGGAGCCCTGA
- a CDS encoding ribonuclease HII → MAEDPWFGRNPACCAGVDEVGRGCLFGPVFAGAVVLGAEAAAALTAQGLTDSKKLSARRREALLPLIREAAEAWALGQASAAEIDGFGIRQATERAMQRALAKLPQPPALLLVDGVLPLRGWPGEQATLVRGDSRNAAIAAASVLAKQARDQLMRTLADRFPGYGLERHAGYGTAQHRAALLSLGPTALHRRSFLSRVLTG, encoded by the coding sequence TTGGCCGAGGATCCCTGGTTCGGCCGGAATCCAGCCTGCTGCGCCGGTGTGGATGAAGTGGGACGGGGTTGCCTGTTCGGCCCGGTGTTCGCCGGGGCCGTGGTGCTCGGGGCCGAGGCCGCCGCAGCCCTCACCGCCCAGGGCCTGACCGACAGCAAGAAGCTCAGTGCCAGGCGCCGGGAGGCCCTGCTGCCGCTGATCCGTGAGGCCGCCGAGGCCTGGGCGCTGGGCCAGGCATCGGCGGCCGAAATCGACGGTTTCGGCATCCGCCAGGCCACCGAGCGGGCGATGCAGCGCGCCCTGGCCAAACTGCCCCAGCCTCCGGCCCTGCTTCTGGTGGACGGCGTGCTGCCCCTGCGGGGGTGGCCCGGAGAGCAGGCCACGCTGGTGCGCGGCGACAGCCGCAACGCCGCCATCGCCGCGGCCAGCGTGCTGGCCAAGCAGGCCCGCGACCAGCTGATGCGGACCCTGGCGGACCGGTTCCCTGGCTACGGACTGGAGCGCCATGCCGGCTACGGCACCGCCCAGCACCGTGCCGCCCTTCTGAGCCTGGGGCCCACGGCCCTGCACCGCCGCAGCTTCCTCAGCAGGGTGCTGACAGGGTGA
- a CDS encoding Rne/Rng family ribonuclease, translating into MPQQIVIAEQLRIAAVLNDERVDELIVAQGRYQIGDVYLGTVENVLPGIDAAFVNIGESEKNGFIHITDLGPLRLRKGGAGITELLEPRQKVLVQVMKEPTGTKGPRLTGNLALPGRYLVLQPHGQGVTISRRVNGDNERNRLRALGVLIKPPGAGLLVRTEAEGVSEELLIEDLESLLRQWEAIQTAAETASPPVLLNRDEDFIHRILRDLYSQELVRVVVDSPEGVSRAKAFLGADHSNVLVEAHDAPSDILEAYKVSAAIHDALKPRVDLPSGGYVIIEPTEALTVIDVNSGSFTRSANARETVLWTNCEAAVEIARQLKLRNIGGVVVIDFIDMESRRDQLQVLEHFTQAVRDDAARPQIAQLTELGLVELTRKRQGQNIYELFGRACPSCGGLGHVAVLPGRDSLQPLASAAGLVRSAAAARAEVAAPTAAAESGGSRRRRGGRGGRSSSEADDATAFVPVAPLLDQDQTDTGRSGHDASRRPEPEVLTVPMDPVQEAVYGWLGLNPALLLDTPPASDSAVVRVVRPGVDPEAVREEARQELASSGSRRRRGRGGRGGGQTHSAEEGSAEASHETSPQAAAESTPGPELAGTNGSRRGDSAAGPTRTARRGRASSPAPAPVDITPLPAQLTPETVVTVSVPTRRDEPVAAPVPVAKAAAAAPADTAPEDGEPRRRRRRSSATV; encoded by the coding sequence ATGCCCCAGCAGATCGTCATTGCCGAGCAACTGCGGATCGCCGCAGTGCTCAACGACGAACGTGTTGATGAGTTGATCGTGGCCCAGGGCCGCTATCAGATCGGCGATGTCTACCTCGGCACGGTGGAGAACGTGTTGCCGGGAATCGATGCCGCCTTTGTGAACATCGGCGAGAGCGAGAAGAACGGCTTCATCCACATCACCGATCTCGGCCCCCTGAGGCTGCGCAAGGGTGGCGCCGGCATCACCGAGCTGCTCGAACCCAGGCAGAAGGTGCTCGTGCAGGTGATGAAGGAGCCCACCGGCACCAAGGGCCCACGCCTCACCGGCAATCTTGCCCTGCCGGGCCGCTACCTGGTGCTGCAGCCCCATGGCCAGGGTGTCACGATCTCCCGCCGGGTGAACGGCGACAACGAGCGCAACCGCCTGCGGGCCCTGGGGGTTCTGATCAAGCCCCCCGGGGCGGGGCTGCTGGTGCGCACCGAAGCCGAGGGGGTGAGCGAAGAGCTGCTGATCGAAGACCTCGAGTCGCTGCTGCGCCAGTGGGAGGCGATTCAGACCGCTGCCGAGACGGCCTCGCCGCCGGTGCTGCTCAACCGCGATGAGGACTTCATCCACCGCATCCTCCGTGACCTCTACAGCCAGGAGCTGGTGCGGGTGGTGGTGGACAGCCCGGAAGGGGTGTCGCGGGCGAAGGCCTTCCTCGGCGCCGACCACAGCAACGTGCTGGTGGAAGCCCACGACGCCCCCAGCGACATCCTCGAGGCCTACAAGGTCAGCGCCGCCATCCACGACGCCCTCAAGCCCCGGGTGGACCTGCCCTCGGGCGGCTACGTGATCATCGAGCCCACCGAGGCGCTCACCGTGATCGATGTGAACTCGGGGTCGTTCACCCGTTCGGCGAATGCCCGCGAGACGGTGCTGTGGACCAACTGCGAGGCCGCCGTCGAGATCGCCCGGCAGCTGAAGCTCCGCAACATCGGCGGGGTGGTGGTGATCGATTTCATCGACATGGAATCGCGCCGCGACCAGCTCCAGGTGCTGGAGCACTTCACCCAGGCCGTGCGCGATGACGCGGCCCGGCCCCAGATCGCGCAGCTCACCGAGCTGGGCCTGGTGGAACTGACCCGCAAGCGCCAGGGCCAGAACATCTACGAGCTCTTCGGGCGTGCATGCCCCAGCTGCGGCGGCCTCGGCCATGTGGCGGTCCTGCCCGGGCGGGACAGCCTGCAGCCCCTCGCCAGCGCCGCGGGTCTGGTGCGCTCGGCCGCAGCAGCCCGTGCCGAGGTGGCCGCCCCCACTGCCGCGGCTGAGTCCGGCGGTTCCCGGCGGCGGCGCGGCGGGCGGGGCGGCAGGTCGTCCTCCGAAGCCGATGATGCCACCGCATTCGTTCCCGTGGCGCCGCTTCTGGATCAGGACCAGACCGACACCGGCCGCTCCGGCCATGACGCCTCCCGCCGCCCCGAGCCCGAGGTGCTCACCGTGCCGATGGATCCGGTGCAGGAGGCGGTCTATGGCTGGCTGGGCCTGAATCCAGCCCTGCTGCTCGACACTCCCCCCGCGTCCGACAGTGCCGTGGTGCGGGTGGTGCGCCCCGGCGTCGATCCCGAGGCCGTGCGCGAGGAAGCGCGGCAGGAGCTGGCCAGCAGCGGCTCGCGGCGACGCCGTGGTCGCGGCGGTCGCGGCGGGGGCCAGACCCACTCCGCCGAAGAGGGCAGCGCTGAAGCGTCCCACGAGACCTCGCCCCAGGCCGCGGCGGAATCCACGCCAGGCCCGGAGCTGGCGGGTACCAATGGCAGCCGTCGTGGCGACAGCGCCGCCGGCCCGACCCGCACGGCGCGCCGCGGACGGGCGTCCTCCCCGGCCCCCGCCCCGGTGGACATCACGCCCCTGCCGGCCCAGCTCACTCCCGAGACCGTGGTCACGGTGTCGGTGCCGACCCGCCGGGATGAGCCGGTGGCGGCCCCCGTTCCGGTGGCCAAGGCTGCCGCCGCCGCACCGGCCGACACGGCGCCGGAGGATGGGGAACCCCGCCGCCGCCGCCGTCGCTCGTCCGCGACCGTCTGA
- a CDS encoding TIGR03960 family B12-binding radical SAM protein — translation MTPVASPAVSPAAPIDFGALIDLTISKPARYLGNELGVEPRDWQAAAVRWALTYPEVYEVGASNLGHVILYSILNAVPGQLCDRAYLPAPDLAARLRERRLPLFAVESRRPLGAFDILGFSLSYELGGTNILEMLDLARLPLRAADRGDLPLGHPEAPPLIFAGGPTATSNPEPFAAFFDFIALGDGEELLPEIGLVVAEAKAAGLSRRHTLRDLAQVPGVYVPALYGPGADGVTIEPLEPGLPRRIQRRTATPMPHYAMGLVPHIETVHDRLTVEIRRGCTRGCRFCQPGMLTRPARDVEPEAVIEAVEQGMRRTGYADFSLLSLSCSDYLALPAVGVELRNRLADQNVSLTLPSQRVDRFDEDIAHILGGTRRAGLTFAPEAGTQRLRDIVNKGLTDADLLRGIRTAMASGYRKVKLYFMIGLPGETDADVLGIADTCRRLQEQCRDLGRLELNLTISNFTPKPHTPFQWHSVSTEEFRRRQALLRQALRQLRGIKTNLTDVRLSAVEDFVGRGDRRLAPVIEAAWQAGAGLDAWFESAERSHAAWTAAIEAAGLGGRYRDLELGAWSAAEALSSEHLASFCRQPLPWDHIDAGLDKRWLAEDLERALAAAVVPDCSFEGCSSCGVCGPELGHNVVIPAPAVPAQVPQRPPASGRVQRLRFGFSKAGSLALISHLDNLRLLERALRRSGLPVSFTGGFHPLPRLQLALPLPLGVEGLGEWLDLEFTELLDPPEARRLLQAQLPGDFQLLSVAEVPSFGPSLSQELEAAHWRLALRPAPGETAPGPERWARAIAALLAAESLPWHDTDKKGRPRSRDCRQALRSLVPVPPAAAAQALEGGMVLELEAAIDPSGRSLRPEQLAHWLGEDLGVALVCASMQRLALLLRSPGTAAAGSKAHAC, via the coding sequence GTGACTCCCGTTGCTTCCCCCGCGGTCAGCCCGGCCGCCCCCATCGACTTCGGGGCCCTGATCGACCTCACGATCAGCAAGCCCGCCCGCTACCTCGGCAACGAACTGGGCGTGGAGCCGCGCGACTGGCAGGCCGCCGCCGTGCGCTGGGCCCTCACCTATCCCGAGGTCTACGAGGTGGGGGCCAGCAATCTCGGCCACGTCATCCTCTATTCGATCCTCAACGCCGTTCCCGGCCAGCTCTGCGACCGCGCCTACCTGCCGGCCCCGGATCTGGCCGCCCGGCTGCGCGAGCGCCGTCTGCCCCTGTTCGCGGTGGAGAGCCGCCGCCCCCTGGGGGCCTTCGACATCCTCGGTTTCAGCCTCAGCTACGAACTCGGCGGCACCAACATCCTGGAGATGCTGGATCTGGCCCGGTTGCCGCTGCGGGCGGCCGATCGGGGCGATCTGCCCCTGGGGCATCCCGAGGCGCCGCCGCTGATCTTCGCGGGCGGCCCCACCGCCACCAGCAACCCCGAGCCCTTCGCCGCCTTCTTCGACTTCATCGCCCTGGGCGATGGCGAGGAGCTGCTGCCGGAGATCGGGCTGGTGGTGGCCGAGGCCAAGGCCGCCGGCCTGAGCCGCCGCCACACCCTGCGGGATCTGGCCCAGGTGCCGGGCGTCTACGTGCCTGCCCTCTACGGCCCGGGGGCCGATGGGGTCACGATCGAGCCGCTGGAGCCGGGCCTGCCAAGGCGGATCCAGCGGCGCACGGCCACGCCCATGCCCCACTACGCCATGGGGCTGGTGCCCCACATCGAGACGGTGCACGACCGGCTCACGGTGGAGATCCGGCGGGGCTGCACCCGCGGCTGCCGCTTCTGTCAGCCCGGCATGCTCACCCGCCCGGCGCGGGACGTGGAGCCGGAGGCCGTGATCGAGGCGGTGGAGCAGGGGATGCGCCGCACCGGCTATGCCGATTTCTCCCTGCTCTCCCTGAGCTGCTCCGACTACCTCGCCCTGCCGGCGGTGGGCGTGGAGCTGCGCAACCGGCTGGCCGACCAGAACGTGAGCCTCACCCTGCCGAGCCAGCGGGTGGACCGCTTCGACGAGGACATCGCCCACATCCTCGGCGGCACCCGCAGGGCCGGGCTCACCTTCGCGCCGGAGGCCGGCACCCAGCGGCTGCGCGACATCGTGAACAAGGGCCTCACCGATGCCGACCTGCTGCGGGGCATCCGCACGGCGATGGCGAGCGGCTACCGCAAGGTGAAGCTGTACTTCATGATCGGCCTGCCCGGCGAAACCGATGCCGATGTGCTGGGCATCGCCGACACCTGCCGTCGCCTCCAGGAGCAGTGCCGGGATCTGGGGCGGCTGGAGCTGAATCTCACCATCAGCAACTTCACGCCCAAGCCCCACACCCCGTTCCAGTGGCACAGCGTGAGCACCGAGGAATTCCGGCGGCGCCAGGCGCTGTTGCGGCAGGCCCTGCGGCAGTTGCGGGGCATCAAGACGAATCTCACCGACGTGCGCCTCTCCGCCGTGGAGGACTTCGTGGGCCGTGGCGACCGCCGTCTGGCGCCGGTGATCGAGGCCGCCTGGCAGGCCGGCGCGGGCCTCGATGCCTGGTTCGAGTCGGCGGAGCGCAGCCATGCCGCCTGGACCGCCGCGATCGAGGCCGCCGGTCTCGGCGGTCGCTACCGGGATCTGGAACTGGGGGCCTGGAGCGCGGCGGAGGCCCTCAGCTCCGAGCACCTCGCCAGCTTCTGCCGGCAGCCCCTGCCCTGGGACCACATCGACGCGGGCCTCGACAAGCGCTGGCTGGCGGAGGATCTGGAGCGGGCCCTGGCCGCGGCGGTGGTGCCCGACTGCTCCTTCGAGGGCTGCAGCAGCTGCGGTGTCTGTGGTCCCGAGCTGGGTCACAACGTGGTGATTCCGGCACCGGCGGTGCCGGCCCAGGTGCCCCAGCGGCCCCCGGCCAGTGGGCGGGTGCAGCGCCTCCGCTTCGGTTTCTCCAAGGCGGGCTCCCTGGCCCTGATCAGTCATCTCGACAACCTGCGGCTGCTGGAGCGGGCCCTGCGCCGCTCCGGGCTGCCGGTGAGCTTCACCGGTGGCTTCCACCCCCTGCCCCGTCTCCAGCTGGCCCTGCCCCTGCCCCTGGGCGTGGAGGGGCTGGGGGAGTGGTTGGATCTGGAGTTCACCGAGTTGCTGGATCCGCCCGAAGCCCGGCGGCTGCTGCAGGCGCAGTTGCCGGGGGACTTTCAGTTGCTCTCGGTGGCCGAGGTCCCCAGCTTCGGCCCCAGCCTCTCCCAGGAGCTGGAGGCCGCCCACTGGCGCCTCGCGCTGCGGCCGGCTCCCGGGGAGACGGCCCCTGGCCCCGAGCGCTGGGCCCGGGCCATCGCCGCCCTGCTGGCGGCGGAGTCCCTGCCGTGGCACGACACGGACAAGAAGGGGCGCCCCCGCAGCCGCGACTGCCGCCAGGCGCTGCGCAGCCTCGTTCCGGTTCCCCCCGCTGCAGCGGCCCAAGCGCTGGAGGGTGGCATGGTCCTGGAGCTGGAGGCCGCCATCGATCCCAGCGGCCGCAGCCTCAGGCCCGAACAGCTGGCCCACTGGCTGGGGGAGGACTTGGGGGTTGCGCTCGTCTGCGCCTCCATGCAGCGTCTGGCGCTCCTGCTCCGCAGCCCCGGCACTGCTGCGGCTGGATCCAAGGCCCACGCGTGCTAA